One window of the Mycobacterium xenopi genome contains the following:
- a CDS encoding phytoene desaturase family protein, whose translation MASASSTRDFDAIVVGGGHNGLVAAAYLARAGLRVRLLERLDHVGGAAVSAQVFDGVDTQLSQYAYLVSLLPPRVVDDLGAPVRLARRRYASYTPDPATAGRRGLLVGAQNTFAAIGAADDEPGFIAFYRRCRLVTERLWPTLLEPLRTRTQMHRHVLDGNRPEADAAWRAITEEPIGHAIAAAVGNDLVRGVIATDALIGTFAGVNDPSLRQNICLLYHLLGGGTGHWDVPVGGMGSVTAALAAAATSHGAEIVTGADVYAVDPEGEVWYRCGGEECRIRGRVILAGVTPVVLADLLGQPRPPLAEGCQVKVNMVVRRLPRLRDDGVTAEQAFGGTFHVNETWTQLDAAYSRAASGGLPEPLPCEVYCHSLTDPSVLSAALRDSGAATLTVFGLHTPHTLRADRSPGVARDQLTEAVLTSLNSVLAEPIQDVLMIDAHGRPCIETKTTLDLERTLAMSGGNIFHGALSWPFADDDESLDTPARQWGVATDYERIIVCGSAARRGGAVSGIGGHNAAMAVLASN comes from the coding sequence ATGGCCTCGGCCAGCTCGACGCGCGATTTCGATGCGATCGTGGTGGGTGGCGGGCACAACGGGTTGGTAGCGGCCGCGTATCTGGCCCGCGCCGGCTTGCGAGTGCGGCTGCTCGAGCGGCTCGACCATGTCGGTGGGGCCGCGGTCTCGGCCCAAGTCTTCGACGGCGTCGACACACAACTGTCGCAATATGCGTATCTGGTCAGCTTGTTACCGCCGCGCGTCGTCGACGACTTGGGCGCGCCGGTTCGGTTGGCACGGCGGCGGTATGCGTCGTATACCCCCGACCCCGCTACGGCCGGTCGCCGGGGTCTGCTTGTCGGAGCCCAGAACACCTTCGCCGCGATCGGAGCCGCCGATGACGAGCCAGGGTTCATAGCGTTTTACCGGCGCTGCCGACTGGTGACTGAGCGGCTGTGGCCGACGTTGCTCGAGCCGCTGCGCACCCGTACCCAGATGCACCGGCACGTCCTTGACGGCAACAGGCCCGAGGCCGACGCGGCATGGCGAGCGATCACAGAAGAACCCATCGGGCACGCCATCGCCGCCGCGGTGGGCAACGACCTCGTCCGCGGCGTGATCGCCACCGACGCGCTGATCGGCACCTTCGCCGGCGTCAACGACCCGTCGCTGCGCCAAAACATCTGCCTGCTGTATCACCTGCTCGGCGGAGGCACCGGGCACTGGGATGTCCCGGTCGGCGGCATGGGTTCGGTGACGGCGGCCCTGGCCGCCGCGGCCACCAGCCACGGCGCCGAAATAGTAACTGGTGCAGATGTTTACGCGGTCGACCCCGAAGGCGAGGTGTGGTACCGCTGTGGCGGCGAAGAATGCCGCATCCGGGGCCGAGTCATCCTGGCCGGCGTCACCCCGGTGGTGCTGGCCGACCTGCTGGGCCAGCCCCGGCCGCCACTGGCCGAGGGCTGCCAGGTCAAGGTGAACATGGTGGTGCGGCGGCTGCCTCGCTTGCGCGACGACGGGGTGACAGCTGAGCAGGCCTTCGGCGGAACCTTCCACGTCAACGAAACATGGACCCAGTTGGACGCGGCCTACTCGCGGGCGGCCAGCGGAGGATTGCCCGAGCCCTTGCCCTGCGAAGTGTATTGCCATTCACTGACCGATCCGAGCGTGCTGTCCGCCGCGTTACGCGACTCCGGCGCGGCGACCCTTACGGTGTTCGGCCTGCATACACCGCACACATTGCGTGCTGACCGCAGCCCCGGCGTGGCCCGCGATCAGCTCACCGAAGCGGTCCTCACCTCGCTGAATTCTGTTCTGGCCGAACCGATTCAAGATGTGCTGATGATCGACGCCCACGGCCGGCCCTGCATCGAGACGAAGACCACGCTAGACCTGGAGCGAACGCTGGCGATGAGCGGCGGCAACATCTTTCACGGTGCCCTGTCCTGGCCGTTCGCCGACGACGACGAATCGCTGGATACGCCGGCGCGCCAGTGGGGGGTGGCCACCGACTACGAGCGAATCATCGTGTGCGGCTCGGCGGCCCGGCGTGGGGGCGCGGTGTCGGGCATCGGCGGTCACAACGCCGCGATGGCGGTGCTGGCGTCCAACTGA
- a CDS encoding DUF2630 family protein, protein MAEERKPTDQDTLARIRDLVAEEKALRDRQRRALRETGADPRDASVRPPDQVEGYLS, encoded by the coding sequence GTGGCAGAGGAGAGAAAACCCACCGACCAAGACACCCTGGCGCGAATCCGCGACTTGGTTGCCGAGGAGAAGGCGCTGCGCGATCGGCAGCGTCGGGCGCTGCGCGAGACCGGTGCTGACCCCCGAGACGCCAGCGTGCGCCCGCCGGACCAGGTCGAGGGCTACCTCAGCTAG
- a CDS encoding OmpA family protein, with amino-acid sequence MAGSGEAPANTQWRRAAKFYRCPLGIAWLIAVVIIPLLLTVIGYGLAERSRSQAAGPVAKVPGETHTSVARPVPKPPRVPVISLAPLSVVRKGNDITLRGEFPDDMAKSALLEAVKSSVGPDVNVVDKITINPNVNALDCSDAGPVFSAAASIRDFQLTVDGDTITLAGTAATNDQGDAVEQAAEDAWPNLNIVDKMEVSGPVAPTAACADLQQAVNRVLPTPITFPTNSFTLTPDDEQKLTQVADKLKSCPGAHITVNGYSDNTGDDAVNVSLSDNRANSVADFLIAKGVTGDRITAKGMGAANPVAGNDTPEGRARNRRVEIVVS; translated from the coding sequence ATGGCGGGTTCCGGCGAAGCACCCGCAAACACCCAATGGCGGCGAGCCGCGAAGTTCTATCGATGCCCCCTCGGCATTGCGTGGCTGATCGCCGTGGTGATTATTCCGCTGTTGCTGACAGTGATCGGCTACGGGCTGGCCGAGCGGTCGCGTTCGCAGGCCGCCGGTCCGGTCGCTAAGGTTCCGGGCGAAACCCATACCAGTGTTGCCAGACCTGTGCCTAAACCCCCACGGGTACCGGTTATTTCGCTGGCACCGCTCTCAGTTGTCCGTAAGGGCAACGATATAACGCTGCGTGGGGAGTTCCCCGATGACATGGCCAAGAGCGCACTACTGGAAGCGGTCAAGAGCTCGGTCGGTCCCGACGTCAACGTCGTCGACAAAATCACGATCAACCCCAACGTCAACGCGCTCGATTGCTCCGACGCCGGACCGGTTTTCAGCGCCGCCGCGTCGATCAGGGATTTCCAACTTACCGTCGACGGCGACACCATCACGTTGGCGGGGACCGCTGCCACGAACGACCAGGGCGACGCCGTCGAGCAGGCAGCTGAGGATGCCTGGCCGAATCTGAACATCGTGGACAAGATGGAAGTCAGCGGCCCGGTTGCGCCGACCGCTGCGTGTGCCGACTTGCAACAAGCCGTCAACCGCGTGCTGCCCACGCCAATCACCTTTCCTACCAACAGCTTTACACTCACACCTGACGACGAGCAAAAGCTGACTCAAGTCGCGGACAAGCTGAAAAGCTGCCCTGGCGCGCACATCACCGTCAACGGCTACAGCGACAACACCGGCGACGACGCTGTCAATGTTTCGCTCAGCGACAACAGGGCGAATTCGGTCGCCGACTTCCTGATCGCCAAAGGTGTGACAGGCGACCGCATTACGGCCAAGGGAATGGGCGCGGCCAACCCGGTCGCCGGCAACGACACTCCGGAGGGGCGTGCCCGGAATCGCCGCGTCGAAATCGTGGTCAGCTAA
- a CDS encoding sensor histidine kinase, with amino-acid sequence MNLLSRILTRTPSLRARVVVATAIGAAIPVLIVGTIVWFGITKDRQYWLDRRLDEAAGFAIPFLPRGLDQIPRSPSDADAIITVRRGDTVTSNSSITLPKLDQDYADTYINGKRYRVRTVDIPAPQPMSVEVGATYDETIADTNAQHRRVVLVCAFAIAASAIFAWLLATFAVRPFKRLAQQTRSIDAGDEAPQVQVRGATEAVEIAEAMRGMLQRIWDEQNRTKEALASARDFASVSAHELRTPLTAMRTNLEVLATLDLPDDQRKEVLNDVIRTQSRIEATLSALERLAQGELSTREDHVPVDITELLDRAAHDAMRVYPNLDVSLVPSPTCIIVGLPAGLRLAVDNAIANAVKHGGATRVQLSAVSSREGVEIAIDDNGTGVPEEERQVVFERFSRGSTASHSGSGLGLALVAQQAQLHGGTASLENSPLGGARLLLRLPPPS; translated from the coding sequence ATGAACTTACTATCCCGAATCCTGACCCGTACGCCCTCGCTGCGCGCACGGGTCGTGGTCGCGACGGCCATCGGCGCGGCCATCCCCGTGCTGATCGTCGGCACCATCGTCTGGTTCGGGATTACCAAGGACCGTCAGTACTGGCTGGACCGCCGCCTCGACGAAGCGGCTGGTTTCGCGATTCCGTTCCTGCCACGTGGCCTCGATCAGATCCCGCGCTCACCCAGCGACGCCGACGCCATCATCACGGTCCGCCGCGGTGACACGGTCACGTCGAACTCGAGCATCACGCTGCCCAAGCTCGACCAGGACTACGCCGACACCTACATTAACGGAAAACGCTACCGGGTGCGGACGGTGGACATCCCCGCACCGCAACCGATGTCGGTGGAAGTCGGAGCCACCTACGACGAAACCATCGCCGACACCAATGCCCAGCACCGCCGGGTGGTGCTCGTCTGTGCGTTCGCCATCGCCGCGTCGGCGATATTCGCTTGGCTGCTGGCGACATTCGCGGTGCGACCGTTCAAACGGCTGGCCCAGCAGACCCGTTCCATCGATGCCGGCGACGAGGCGCCGCAGGTTCAGGTGCGCGGCGCCACTGAGGCCGTCGAAATCGCCGAGGCAATGCGGGGGATGCTGCAGCGCATCTGGGACGAGCAGAACCGCACGAAGGAGGCGCTCGCCTCGGCCCGCGACTTCGCGTCGGTGTCGGCGCACGAGCTGCGCACTCCGCTGACGGCAATGCGGACCAACCTCGAGGTGCTGGCCACCCTGGACCTGCCCGACGACCAACGCAAAGAAGTCCTCAACGACGTGATCCGCACCCAGTCACGCATCGAGGCCACGCTGAGCGCGCTCGAACGGCTGGCGCAGGGCGAGTTGTCCACCCGGGAAGACCATGTGCCGGTCGACATCACCGAGTTGCTCGACCGTGCCGCGCACGATGCCATGCGGGTCTACCCGAATCTCGACGTTTCGCTGGTACCCTCGCCGACCTGCATCATCGTGGGACTGCCAGCCGGGTTGCGGTTGGCCGTCGACAACGCGATCGCCAACGCGGTCAAACACGGCGGCGCCACCCGGGTTCAGCTGTCGGCGGTCAGCTCGCGAGAAGGCGTGGAAATCGCGATCGACGACAACGGCACGGGAGTGCCCGAGGAAGAGCGCCAAGTGGTGTTCGAGCGGTTTTCTCGCGGGTCGACGGCCTCGCATTCGGGGTCGGGACTGGGGCTGGCGCTGGTGGCCCAGCAGGCCCAATTACACGGCGGCACAGCATCGTTGGAAAACAGCCCGCTGGGCGGGGCGCGGCTGCTGCTACGCCTGCCCCCACCCAGCTAA
- the prrA gene encoding two-component system response regulator PrrA, whose translation MGGMDTGVTSPRVLVVDDDSDVLASLERGLRLSGFEVSTAADGAEALRSATETRPDAIVLDINMPVLDGVSVVTALRAMDNDVPVCVLSARSSVDDRVAGLEAGADDYLVKPFVLAELVARVRALLRRRGSTATSSSETITVGPLEVDIPGRRARVNGIDVDLTKREFDLLAVLAEHKTAVLSRAQLLELVWGYDFAADTNVVDVFIGYLRRKLEAGGAPRLLHTVRGVGFVLRMQ comes from the coding sequence ATAGGCGGCATGGACACTGGTGTGACCTCACCCCGCGTGCTGGTTGTCGACGACGACTCTGACGTGCTGGCTTCGCTGGAACGCGGACTGCGGCTCTCCGGATTCGAGGTGTCGACCGCGGCCGACGGCGCCGAGGCGTTGCGCAGTGCCACCGAAACCCGACCCGATGCGATCGTGCTGGATATCAACATGCCCGTGCTGGACGGGGTCAGCGTGGTCACCGCGCTGCGCGCCATGGACAACGACGTGCCGGTGTGCGTGCTGAGCGCGCGCAGCTCGGTCGACGACCGGGTGGCCGGGCTGGAAGCCGGCGCCGACGACTACCTGGTCAAGCCGTTTGTGCTGGCCGAACTCGTCGCGCGGGTGCGTGCACTGTTGCGCCGGCGCGGCTCCACCGCGACGTCGTCGTCGGAAACCATCACGGTGGGCCCGCTGGAGGTCGACATCCCGGGCCGGCGCGCGCGGGTCAACGGGATCGACGTGGACCTCACCAAGCGGGAGTTCGACCTGCTCGCGGTGCTGGCCGAGCACAAGACCGCGGTGCTGTCGCGCGCCCAGCTGCTGGAACTGGTGTGGGGCTACGATTTCGCCGCCGACACCAACGTCGTGGACGTGTTCATCGGCTACCTGCGGCGCAAGCTGGAAGCGGGCGGTGCACCCCGGCTGCTGCATACTGTTCGTGGGGTCGGATTCGTGCTGCGCATGCAGTGA
- a CDS encoding glycosyltransferase family 4 protein — translation MRGSDFVVEATVGPGATDLRRPMRIVLAAPPYFDIPPKGYGGVEAVVADLADTLVARGHHVTVLGAGDSHTAAKFIPLWDRTVPERLGEPYPEVMHALKVRSAITRIAAVDGVDIVHDHTFAGPLNAPSYQALGLPTVATVHGPIDEDLYPYYRELGDDVGLVAISDRQRQLAPDLNWVGRVHNALRIKDWPFQARKGDYALFLGRYAPYKGAHLAVQAAHEAGIPLVLAGKCSEPSEKVYFEECVRPLLTDTDHVFGEADAVSKRKLLGGARCLLFPIQWEEPFGIVMIEAMACGTPVVALRGGAVPEVVVDGVTGFVCDRPEELATAIRHVGTLDPAACRRHVAAHFDVSALGCGYEQVYRKVLRRHAIHNETDVIEAVRYLEPDEKVSA, via the coding sequence ATGCGCGGCAGCGACTTCGTCGTCGAAGCTACGGTCGGACCGGGGGCAACGGACCTGCGGCGTCCGATGCGGATCGTGTTGGCCGCCCCGCCGTATTTCGATATCCCGCCGAAGGGCTACGGCGGGGTGGAAGCGGTCGTCGCCGATCTCGCCGACACGCTCGTGGCCCGCGGCCACCATGTCACCGTGCTGGGCGCCGGGGATTCGCACACTGCGGCGAAGTTCATCCCACTGTGGGATCGCACCGTGCCCGAGCGGCTCGGGGAGCCCTACCCCGAGGTGATGCACGCGCTGAAGGTGCGGAGCGCCATAACCCGGATAGCCGCGGTCGACGGGGTCGACATTGTGCACGACCACACCTTCGCCGGGCCGCTCAACGCGCCGTCATATCAGGCGCTCGGGCTGCCGACGGTGGCAACCGTGCACGGCCCGATCGACGAAGACCTCTACCCCTACTACCGCGAGCTGGGCGATGATGTGGGGTTGGTGGCCATCAGCGACCGACAACGGCAACTGGCTCCCGACCTGAATTGGGTTGGGCGCGTGCACAATGCGCTGCGCATCAAGGACTGGCCGTTCCAGGCCAGGAAAGGCGACTATGCGCTGTTCCTCGGGCGGTATGCGCCCTACAAGGGCGCGCATCTGGCCGTGCAGGCCGCGCACGAGGCTGGCATTCCACTGGTGCTCGCCGGCAAGTGCAGCGAGCCGTCGGAAAAGGTCTACTTCGAAGAGTGCGTGCGGCCGCTGCTCACCGACACCGACCACGTGTTCGGTGAGGCCGACGCGGTCAGCAAGCGCAAGCTGCTCGGCGGTGCGCGTTGCCTGCTGTTCCCCATCCAATGGGAGGAACCGTTCGGGATCGTGATGATCGAGGCGATGGCGTGCGGCACGCCGGTCGTCGCATTGCGCGGAGGCGCGGTGCCGGAGGTGGTCGTCGACGGTGTGACGGGTTTCGTGTGCGACCGCCCTGAAGAACTCGCGACCGCCATTCGCCACGTCGGAACACTCGATCCAGCCGCCTGCCGGCGCCATGTCGCGGCCCACTTCGACGTGTCCGCGCTCGGCTGCGGCTACGAGCAGGTCTATCGAAAGGTGCTGCGGCGTCATGCAATTCACAATGAGACGGACGTCATAGAGGCCGTCCGCTATCTTGAACCTGACGAGAAAGTCAGTGCATGA